Within Alteromonas sp. LMIT006, the genomic segment CTGATGGTGCCACGGATTGGCTTGCAATTTTGGCACTCCCCTGCACTTTTCTGCGAGCACTGTGTTGTTCGCGTAGTTTTTTGAGCGCTCTTACACGCCCTTCATTTCGGGTGCGACGAGCTTTGATGCCTTGTCTGATCCACACTTCTTCTTGAGCGAGTTTTTTGTCAAACTGAGCGTTATGCTCTTCTTCTACTGCCAGATCATGGGCTTTTTTGTCAAGGTAGGTGGCATAGTCACCAGGATAAGATGTTAACTGCCCTCGGTCGAGATCGACAATCCGCGTCGCCATACTGCGAATAAACGCCCTATCATGGCTAATAAATACGATGCACCCTTGATATTGCGTTAATGATTGCTCCAGCCATTTGACCATAGCTATATCGAGGTGGTTAGTTGGTTCATCTAACAATAAAATGTCAGGTTTTGTGACCAACGCTCTCGCCAGTGCAGCCTTACGTCGCCAGCCACCAGAAAGCGTGGATAAGGATACTTCTGCTGGTAATTTGAGCAAACTCAAAGTAGCAGCGATCGCATTCTCAAACTGCCAAGCGTTGTGAGTATCCAGTTGTTCTTGAAATTGGGTTAAACGTTGAATGTTTTGCTCAGAAGGGTCTTGAGCGACAAGGTTGGATTGTTCGTGATATGCTTGTAACAGTTTACCAACTTCAGCCAGCCCTTCAGCTACATAATCAAACAGAGTCATTTCGACAGATTCGGGTGGATCTTGCGGCAGTCTTGCTATCGATATGCCATTTTCGACGACCCGTTGACCGTCATCTAGAATGACTTCTCCCGCAATGACTTTCATTAACGTGGATTTGCCAGAGCCGTTTCGTCCAACAATACACACGCGCTCTTTGGACTCAAGCACCAAATCAATACCGTCTAATAAAGGAGGCTGACCATAAATCACCGTACCTTGGCGAATTTGAAATACACTCATAATTTGAAAAACCGTTGGATGTCTTCTTTGCCAAAAGGCCACGTCATAAAGCGATTCGCTTTCGTGTCATAAATGACTGGGATTTTGACTGCAAAATGATGATACAACTCCGTGCTGGATTTGACATCTACATACGCAATTTCATTCATAATATCTGCGGGTAAACTCGTTTCCAGCAACACTGAGGCATCATCGCATAAATGGCAGTCCTCCCCTCCTATCAACCAATATCGCTGTGAATTAAACTGCATACACTAATCGCCAACATTGGTGAATTTTGGGATTGCGAGCAAAGTCTTTAGGCAATGTTCGCTCAGAAATATTCTCTATGGTGTAACCGAGTTGCTCAAGCGCGTTATGGTCTAATTTAAATCCCCGCAAATTATTCGAAAAGTACACGACGCCTTTAGGAGCGAGACTCTGTGCAGCTGACGTCAGTAAGATCACATGGTCGCGCTGCACATCCCAAGTACCTTCCATGCGTTTGGAATTGGAAAACGATGGCGGATCAATGAACATCAGGTCAAATTGCTGCGAGTTGTCTTTGAGCCATGCTACGCAATCCCCTTGCACGAAACCATAGCCACCTTGCAGACGGTTGAGGCGAAAATTATCCTTCGCCCATTGCAAATAAGTGTTCGACATATCAACGGACATCACTGTTTGAGCGCCACCTTTGGCAGCGTGGACCGAGACAGAGCCTGTGTAACAAAACAAATTTAACACCCGCTTGCCCTTCGCTTCGGCTTTAAACAATTGCCTCGTCGTGCGATGGTCAAGGAATAACCCCACATCCAGATAATCCGTTGGATTGACATAAAACATGGCTTCGTGCTCATGTACAATAAATCGGTTATTGTGTGTCTCTAATCGCTCATATTGAGCTTTGCCCTTTTGTTGCTCTCTGACTTTTAGCGCAATCTTATCGGGTGTTACGCCGGTTGCAATGGGAAGTTGCATAATAATGTCGTGAAGACGTGCTTTGGCTTTTGCCTCGGGAATGTCTTTTGGCGCGGCATACTCTTGAACAATTAACCAGTCGCCATAGCGGTCGATTGCACAGTTGTATTCTGGTAAATCCGCATCGTACATGCGATAACAATCCGTCTGGTTCTGTTTGAGCCAGGGCTTGAGTTTTTTTAGGTTTTTTGCAATGCGATTGGCAAAAGCGTCTTGACCATCACGCTGGGCTTGATGAGCGCAGTTATTGGCATCCAATACGTAATTCACAATTTCACATTCAAGCTTACCATTCATGACCTTGTAGGATTTTTTGGCTCTCAAGCGCAGCTGGCGTAATATATCGCGATTACTGCTCAATAAACTGACTTGCCACCCGGCATATTCTTGCTTGAGGTGCGTTCCCCAACGTTGGAACAAGCCCAGTAGCTGAGGCAGTTCACCTAAACGCTCACCGTATGGCGGGTTGGCGATTAACCAGTGCGGCGTCAGTGCCAAGCCATCATCATCCAGTTCAGGTGATACAGGTGCTTTTAACGTGCTGGCATCTTGTTGAGAAAAACGAATATAGCGCATAACTTGAGCGTTGCCGGCATTGTCTTTGGCAATACGAATTGTATTTGCATCAACATCATTGGCATAAAACTGATGCGGGATTTCGTCTCGTTGCGCCTCAATAAAGGTTTGCACAATATCATTGAAGACCGATTGTTGATGCCCGAACCAGGCGTCAAAACCCCATTTGGTTCGAGTTAAACCTGGAGCAATGCGGCGGGCCATGTTAACAGCTTCAATGATGAGAGTTCCTGAGCCGCACATTGGATCTAATAAAACCAGCGGCGCATCTTTGGTTAAGACATCAGCAATCCCTGCTC encodes:
- a CDS encoding glutaredoxin family protein — encoded protein: MQFNSQRYWLIGGEDCHLCDDASVLLETSLPADIMNEIAYVDVKSSTELYHHFAVKIPVIYDTKANRFMTWPFGKEDIQRFFKL
- the rlmKL gene encoding bifunctional 23S rRNA (guanine(2069)-N(7))-methyltransferase RlmK/23S rRNA (guanine(2445)-N(2))-methyltransferase RlmL, producing MQFIVTTSSGLDQLLMDECRQLLTDAQLKLAPGRVLLDGTLADAYRICLGSRLANRVLAVLTSGVVKNQDDLYQLTQTVQWPEQFASSSTFMVQFNGTNRWLKNTQFGALKVKDGIVDSFVEAGLRRPDVAKQQPQITINARLHKDEVTLCIDLSGRSLHQRDYRVATGEAPVKEHIAAAMLHRAGIADVLTKDAPLVLLDPMCGSGTLIIEAVNMARRIAPGLTRTKWGFDAWFGHQQSVFNDIVQTFIEAQRDEIPHQFYANDVDANTIRIAKDNAGNAQVMRYIRFSQQDASTLKAPVSPELDDDGLALTPHWLIANPPYGERLGELPQLLGLFQRWGTHLKQEYAGWQVSLLSSNRDILRQLRLRAKKSYKVMNGKLECEIVNYVLDANNCAHQAQRDGQDAFANRIAKNLKKLKPWLKQNQTDCYRMYDADLPEYNCAIDRYGDWLIVQEYAAPKDIPEAKAKARLHDIIMQLPIATGVTPDKIALKVREQQKGKAQYERLETHNNRFIVHEHEAMFYVNPTDYLDVGLFLDHRTTRQLFKAEAKGKRVLNLFCYTGSVSVHAAKGGAQTVMSVDMSNTYLQWAKDNFRLNRLQGGYGFVQGDCVAWLKDNSQQFDLMFIDPPSFSNSKRMEGTWDVQRDHVILLTSAAQSLAPKGVVYFSNNLRGFKLDHNALEQLGYTIENISERTLPKDFARNPKIHQCWRLVYAV